The Gordonia terrae genome contains the following window.
GGTAGGCCTGGAATGGTCCCGGCCTACCCGCCCGTCTCACCTGGATGGCACCGTCATCCGAGTGTCGTACCGACGTGTTTCGAACGACTGGTCATCGTTCGTCGAACCCCGGTGTCTTGTCCACGCGGATTCGCGAGAGACTCCGGTAGCTGATCAACCATTCACCATCCACCTTGCGGTACTCCTCGTGGTAGTGCCCGAATCCGTGGAGGTGCTCCTCGACGTTGCCGTTGTGCCACCAGAGGTGGTCCTCCATAGCCCAGGTGCCTCGGGCTGTCGTGTCGGACAGCAGTTCGATCTCGGGTGTGTGTGCATGGTGGACAGTAGTGATCTTCACGTCTCCGTCCAGTAGTGAACTGATGGTGTCTCGCAGACGATCTCGGCCGACCACCCGGTTCGACACCCCGTCGGTCGACGGCCGTCGGTCCTCGGAGGCATCGGCCCAGGTCTCGGACACCACGTCCTCGGTGTGCAGGGTGGGATAGACGTCCCACTCCTTCTCGTCGAGGCAACGCAGCCGCCGGGCGAAGACGCGCTTGATGGACTCGATCGCCTCGAGTCGCTCGGCGGTTGTCAGTTCAATCTGTTGTGTCATGTCCCGATTCTGTGCATTGGTAGGGGCCAGATGAACAGGTCCGCCCATCTGGCGGAACGCGAATTCATGATCCGCACGTACTCGGATCCGCGCCGCCGGAGAATCAGTTCTTGCGCAGTGCGACGGACAAATTGGGGTGGTGGCAGGCCACATAGTGGCCCGGCGAGGCCTCGCGGAGGAGGGGCTCTGCCTCGCCGCAGACGTCTGTTGCCCTGGGGCATCTGGTGCGAAAGCGGCATCCGCTCGGTGGATCAGTCGGTGAGGGTAACTCGCCGCTCAGGCTGACATCGCCCACGGGCACCAACGGATCCGGATCGGGAATCGCCGACAGGAGTGCTTCGCTGTACGGATGTAGCGGGCTGTTGTACAGGCCGTCCGGGTCGGTGACCTCGCAGATCTTGCCGAGATACATGACCACGATGCGGTCGCTGATGTTCTTCACCACCGCGAGGTCGTGGGCGATGAACAGCAGGGTGAGCCCGTACCGGTCCTTCATGTCCTCGAGCAGATTGAGGATCTGTGCCTGGACAGAGACGTCCAATGCGGACACCGGCTCGTCGCAGACCACCAGCTCTGGCTCCAATACCATGGCACGGGCGATCGAGATGCGCTGGCACTGTCCGCCGGAGAATTCGTGTGGGCGGCGGTCCCCGGCAGTTTCCGGATCGAGACCGACCACCGTGAGGATCTCATCGACCTTTGCTGCTCGCTCGGCGCGACTGGTGTCACCGGCGATATCGAGGCCTTCGGCGACGATGTGCCGGACCTTCCGGAGAGGGTTGAGCGAGGAGATCGGATCCTGGAAGATCATCTGGACAGCCCGGCGGAACGGACGCATCTGTTTGGCCGACAACGTCGTGATGTCTTGACCGGCGAAGCTGATCTCTCCCGACGTCGGTGGCGGAAGCTGCAGGATCGCCTTGGCCACAGTCGATTTCCCGCAGCCCGACTCACCCACCAGTCCCAGGGTTTCGCCTCGAGCGATGTCCAGGCTCACCCCGGAGACCGCGTGGACCTTCTGTCCTCTGCCGATGTTGTACTCGACGGTCAGATCGCGGATCGTGAGCAGTACCTCGTCCTCCTCACGAAGATGTGCAGTCCCGGTGCCGGCCATCAGCTGTCCTCTCGTGTCGTCACGGGCAAACCGGTCACGTTGGTGCCCCGAGCAATGTTCTCCGCCAACGCGGCGGCACCCGCGGCCGTCCCCACCGGGTGAAAACAGGCGAACCGGTGGTCCGGAGCGGCGTTCTCGTGGACGGCCAGCGGTGGGGTCTCGGTCACGCAACGGGCGCCGGCATATTCGCATCTGGGCGCGAACGCGCAGCCCGCTGGGGGGTCGATGATGGTGGGTGGCCTCCCGGGGATGGACTGCAACCGGGTGTGGCTCGCATCTGACAGCTTGGGGATCGAGTTGATGAGTGCCCGGGTGTATGGGTGACGCATCTCTGTGAAAAGTGTGCGGGTGGGAGCGTGCTCGACAATGCGTCCGGCGTACATCACCGCGATCTCGTCTGTCCGACCCGCTACCACGCCGAGATCGTGGGTGATCAGGATCATCGCCATGCCATTGTCCTCGCGTAATCGCGACAGCAGTGACAGGACCTGATGCTGCACAGTGACATCGAGAGCCGTGGTGGGTTCGTCTGCGATGAGCAGGTCGGGCGAGCAGGCGATGGCGAGGGCGATGACCACACGTTGCCGCATTCCACCGGACAGGTTGTGTGGGTACTGGGAGAGACGCTTCTTCGGTTCCGGTATCCCCACCCACACCATGAGCTCCTCGGCTCGCATGAGTGCCTGCGCTTTGGTCAGATCCGTGTGCCGGCGAAGTGTCTCGGTCAGCTGGTGGCCGATGGTCAGAACAGGCGTCAACGAGGTCATCGGGTCCTGGAACACCATCGAGACGCGAGATCCCCACAGTGAGCGGCTCTCGGTTCGCGACAGGGTCGCGGTATCCCTACCGTCGATCTTGATGCGCGATCGTGGTTGGATGACCGCGCTCGGGGCGAGGATGCTCATGATCGACCGCGACAGAACGGATTTGCCCGACCCCGATTCGCCGACGACACCGAGGGTGCGACCACGCGGAAGGGTGAGGTCGACCCCGTCGACGGCGCGGACCATACCTCGCGGGGTGTCGAACCAGACACGAAGATCCTCGATGGTGAGGATCGGTTCCTCGGCGGTGTCGTCTGCGGATCGCGTGACCGGAACGGACGCGGACACACTCACAGTGATGATTCCTTTCCGATACGCCCTCGAGCCCAGTCGCCGAGGCGGTTCAGTGAGAAGACGGTCAAGAAGAAGAAGGTCCCCGGCACCAGGACGAGATAGGGAGCCTCGTACAGACTTTCTCGGCCGGCCGCGATCATTCCGCCCCATGACGGGGCGGGTGGGGGGATTCCGAGCCCGAGGAAGCTCAGTGACCCCTCGGCCACCACCAGTCCAGCCGCCACGACCGTGGCGAAGGAGAGGACGGGCAGCACCACATTCGGCAATATCTCGCGGATGATGATCCGCAGATGACCCGCGCCCAGTGATTTTGCCGCGGTGACGAACTCGCGATTCGCGAACGCGATGGTGTTGGCCCGCGCGATTCGTACGAAAGTCGGTGCGCCGACGATGCCCAGTCCGATTGTCAGCGTGGTGGTGCTGGGATCCATCACCGCGACCAGCGCGATGAGCAGGATGAGTGGCGGAAAGGCCAGAACCGTGCTGGTGCCGATGTCGAAGGTGGTGTCGAGTGCTCCCCGGAAGTATCCGGCAGCGATTCCCAGGGCGGTACCGCTCACCAGTGCGATCAATGTTGCGCCGAGGGCCACTGACAAGGACACGCGCGCACCGTAGATGGCTCGACTCAGTTCGTCCCGTCCGAGTTCATCGGTACCGAGAATGTGTGCACCAGTCTGGAACGGCCTCAGCGAGTAGGCATCTGTGACTTCCGAGGGCGACGGGAGCGGCAGGAGGTCGGCGAATACAGCGGCAGCGACGATGAGGATCAGCCAGCAGGCGCCGAGAGCGGCCCCGATGTCGCGCCTACGGCGGCGTCGCCTCTTGACTGATGTCACCTCGCCGTTGTCACCGGGCGGGACGGCTGATTCCACAGTTGTCGGTGTGGGCTCGGGTACCATCACCGCCCGAACTGTGTCGGGACTCAACGGTTGTGTGTCCGGAGCTTTCATGCGGTCCTCACTCTCGGATCGAGTACGGGATACACGAGATCGACGAGAGCGTTCAGCAGCACATAGGCAACAGCGACCACCAGGACGATGCCTTGCACCATCACGAAGTCCCGTCCGGTGATGGCGGTGATGACCAGCGACCCGAGACCGGGTAGCGAGAACAGGGTTTCGACGATCACCGTCCCGCCGATGAGCCGTCCCAGTGTCACGCCGAGGACTGTGACAAGGGAGAACGCCGACGGGCGTAGTGCGTGGGTGAAGAGGATTCGCGACGAGGGCAAACCGCGTGCTCTCGCCGACAACACGAAATCTTGCTGGAGGGTTGCGATCATGTCGTTTCGGAGAACCCGGATGAAGCCGACGGCCTCGATCGCCGACAGGGTGATCACCGGCAGGATGAGGCTCTCGATGTGAGGTACGAGGCCTTCGGACAGTGGGGTCCATCCTGTCACCGGCAACACGCCCAGGCTGACGGCGAAGATGAAGACCAGCAGCACTCCGAGCAAGAAGCTGGGGATCGACAGGGTGATCGAGCAGATGAACGTCGCGATCCGGTCGACGATGCCGCCGGGGCGGTACGCGGATACGACACCGACCGGGATCGCGATCAGCAGGGCCAGGATGATCGACAGAGCGGCCAGTTCGATGGTGACCGGCAGGCGCGCCAGTATGGCATCGGTCACCGGCAGCTGTGACTGCATCGATCGGCCCAGGTCCCCCTGGAACGCGCTACCCAACCAGTCGAAGTACCTGCTGACCAGGGAGCCGTCGAGACCGTAGAGTTGCATTGCGGCCGCTCGCATCTCCGGTGTTGCGCCGGCCGGAAGGACGGTGTCCACCGGATCGCCCGGAATCAATTCCAGGAGAAGGAATGTCGCGATACTGACGAGCGCCAGCACGATCCCCAGTTTGGCGACGTATCTTCCTGCGCCGAGTCTTGTCACGTAGAGCCCGTTCTGTCGTCGGGAGATTGTGCACGGGTGCCGGTACGACTACTGCTGAATCCAGGCCAGATCGGGACGGAACCAGTACAGGTTGTCGTTTCGCACACCCTGAACGTCCGATGCCGAGATCACGTAGGTCTTCGCATGCCGCCAGTACCGGTAGGCATTGCCTTCCACGATCCCTGCGATCGCGTCGGCGTACGCCTTGTTGACGACGTCGGGGTCGTTCGACGTGTGCGTCGTCGCGAAGGCCTGGTCCACGTCAGGGTTGGAGAACCCCGACGTGTTCACGGTGCCGTCGGTGGCGAAGACCTTGTAGAGGTTCTCGGGGTGTGCGCCACCCACCGAGCTGACGATCAGGTCGTAATTGCCTGATGTGAGAGCCGAATAGAAGGCTCCGCCGTCGAGGGCGACGATGTCGAGGTTCAGACCGTCGACCTTCGCGAACTGGGCCTGCAGAAGTTCTCCGGCCTGTGTGGATACCGGGCTCCCGGCGGTGATCGTATACGTCAGGTTGATCTCTTCGCCGCCGTTCGCTGCCCGGTACTCGTCGATCAGTTCCTGGGCCTGCGCGACGTCGACCTGCGGCCACGTCGAACGCGGGTCGTACATGGGGCTGTCCTCGGGTGTGAAGCCCGTGGCCACCGACTCGCCGGGGTATACCGCATTCATGATCTGCTCGTTGTCGATGACCAGACCGATGGCCTCGCGCACCCGCTGGTCGGCCAGAGGTCCTCGATGGCTGATGCGGGGGCCGGTTCCGCCGAGGAGCGCTGCCTCCGACACGTTCATTCCGGCGCTCTTCGCGCGATCTGCATACTTCTTCAAGGTCACCGCCATGACGTTGATCTCGCCCGACTGCAACGCGTTGTAGCGCTGATCATCCGCAGGGATCGTCTTGATCACCAGGCGATCGGCGTACGGACGGGGCTGGTCCCAATAGCCAGGATTTCGGTCAAGGGTCATCTCCGTTCCGCGGGCCCAGCTGGTCATCACGAAGGGACCCGCGCCCACGGGCGAGTTCCCGAAGTCGCGACCTTTGGCCCGGATGGCCTGAGGTGAGCCGATGAAAGCCATGTCCTCGGACATCGTCAGCGGTAGCTGGTAATTGACCTCGTCCGATGTGACAGTGATCGTGGTGTCGTCGACGATCTGCCAGGAGACGCTCTCCGCCGCCGCGGCACTGGGCGAGAGCAGAGCAGGGTCGAGCAGCCGGTCCCAGTTGAAAACCACCGCCGCAGCGTCGTACGGTGTCCCGTCGGTGAACTCGAGACCCGGACGGAGCTTCAGAGTCCAGACCTTGCCGTCGTCAGATGTGAAGGACTCCGCCATCCCCGGTTCGAACTCGCGGGTGTCGATGTTGTAGTAGACGAGGGCACCGAACACTGCGCCGCACGGACCGGGTCCGACCCCGACCGCGCAGGTGGCCGGGTCAACGGATTGCGCCTCGGTGTTGAACGCGTAGGTGAGCGTGCCACCCCGCACCGGGTCTCCGACAGGTCCGCCGGATGCTCCGTTCTGCCCGCCGGAGCACGCAGTCAGCAACAGGGTAGCTGCACTCGCGGTGCTCAGGAAGACTGCCAATCGGTGTCGGATTCTCACGCAACGCTCCTCGTTCGGGTCAGATGTGCTGTGGACCGGCGGCCGCCTGTGATGACGACGCAATCCGGGGTGTTGCGTGAATTAGGTCACCCAGGTCGTGGTCCGGGCAACCGGGCATTCCGCCCAGTGGGCGGAGCATCGGAAACCGCCGAATTCTTGATCGCCTCCCGGCCAGCGGTCATGAACCGACCGAATCGCTCGCGGTCTGAGAGCATGGTCTCCATCCATTGGGTCACGGCAGCGTCGAGAGGATGCCGTCGCTCGCCTGATAGCGGGAAGAGGTGCTGTGTCCGGTCGTCGTAGTCGTTCGGCCGGAAGCGTCGATCCTTCTCGCGTGCAATCGAATTCACGCTCGGATTTTCGATTCGCGGTAGTCGTCCTCGCGTTCGCGGGGATCCTGGGTTCTCTGGTTCAGACCCTGATCATCCCAGTGCTCGCGCAGCTCCCGGTGCTGCTGGACACCTCGGTCGCGGGGGCATCGTGGGTGGTCACGGTGACGCTCTTGACCGGCGCGGTCGTGACCCCGATCAGCGGGCGTCTCGGGGACACATACGGTCGACGGCGGGTTCTGATGATCTGCGTCGCGAGTCTCCTTGTCGGGTCTGTCATCTGCGCGCTGACGTCCGACCTGTCGGTGCTGATCATCGGCCGCGCCCTCCAGGGGATGGCCACCAGCGTGGTGCCACTCGGGATGAGCATCCTGCGGAACATGCTCGAGCCGGCTCGGCTACCGGTCGCGATCGCGATGGTCAGTGCGGCAGCCGGTGTCGGCGGTTCGGTGGGTTTGCCGTTGGCTGCTGTCGTCGCGGAGTACCTGGATTGGCATCTGCTCTTCTGGGCGTGCGCCGCGGTGGCGGCGATCTCCATCGTGCTGATCGCTGTCGTCGTGCCGCGCGACACGGTGTCGCGACCCCGTGCCCGGGCCGGCTTCGACTACGTGGGCGCCGTGCTCTTGGCGGCCCTGCTGACCTGTATGTTGACGGCAATCACCATGGCGCCCAAGTGGGGGTGGGCGGACCCTCGGATCACGGGGATGTTCACCGCGACCGTACTCATGGTGGTGATCTTCTACCTCTACGAGCGTCGCGCGCGACAGCCGTTGGTCAACATGCCGCTCTTTCTCAGCCGGTCGATCCTGTCCCTGAACGTGGTCACGGTCTTCACCGGGTTCGGCATGATGGCGATGAGCCTGATCCTGACCCGACTCATCCAGGCGCCGACATCGACGGGATACGGCCTCGGCCTGTCGATCACCATGACCGGACTCTGCCTGGCTCCGGGCGGTGTCATCATGCTGATGTGTCCGCCGGTCGCCGCCGCCCTGGCCGCCCGGCGCGGCTCGAAGCTCCCTCTGGTCATCGGAATCGTCGTGATGACGGGCAGTTACGCGATCGCCGCGGTGATTCCCTACACGACCGCGGTCGTCGTGGTCGTCGGCGCCCTGAATGCTGCGGGACTCGCGCTGGTACTCGCATCGGTACCGGCGCTGATGATGCAGGCGGCTCCCGCGGCCGAGACCGCGGCGGCCAACGGGCAGAACGCGCTCATGCGCACGGTCGGCACGGCGACGTCGAGCGCGGTGGTGGCGATGATCATGTCTGCCACCGTTTCCGCCCAAGCCCCGGATTTCTCCACCGAAGGCGGGATCCGAACGGCTTTCGCTGTCGGCGGACTCGTGTGTCTGGCGGCGCTCGTCGCCACGCTGTCGGTTCCGCAGGCACACCCGACCGCCGGCCGGCGGTCGACCGCCGACGAACTCGACCGCAGGGTCGGATAGCTCACCACCGGTGAGCGTCGAGTGTCGACGTCCGGCAACGAGATCGGTCGAGCAAGTCGTGGACGATCACCGAGATCGGCGAGACCCTCACGCCTGGTCGCCCGCGACACGAGCCATGACCCTGTGCATGAGGGCACGGTCGTCACGCGGACCGCCAGGGGTCGTCGACCCGAAGCGTTCGATCTCGCGGTCGATGTCGAGTGGGCTCGTGGGATCGATCCCGGGCACCATCACGTGGTGGAGCTCGGAATCGGGAACCAGCCAGGTGACCTCGAATTCGATGCCGTCGGGATCCCGGCCGTACACGGCCTTGGTGGCGACATGGTCGGAGGCCCCGACGAGCGCACCGACGCGCTGCAATCGAACGAGCGCGTCCCTCAGCTCTGCGAGCGTCTCCACTTCCCACGCCAAGTGGTACAACCCGATCGCACCCCGGCGAGCCGCGGGCGCAGACGCCTGGAACAGGCCCAGGTCATGATCATTCGCGCTCCCCGTGCCCCGCAAGAAGGCCCCGCCTGGGAAGTCAGCCGCGATGCGATCGAAACCGAGTGTGTTGCAGTAGAAATCAGCACTTCGCTGAATATCTGACACGAACAGGACAGCATGATTCAGACTGCGAATCGACAACGATCTACCTCCGGTATTCGGGCGTGACCGCAGGTGTGGCCTGGCTCGATCAACCGTCCAGGCCCCACCCTTGGGTCACTTCCACGGACTCCTCGAGCGGCCTCGTCATCGACCATAGTGGAATCGACAGGCACCGCGAGATCTTCCACTGGCCGTCCTCGATCACATAGTCGTCGTCGTACTCCATCGACGCGACTGTCTCAGTGCGTTCGGCCAGATTCAGCTGGCGAAAAGCGAGGGTCCATCTGCCGTGGGCATGGGTGTCGTCGACGAGCGATATCTCCGGATGGAATGCGTGGTGCATGTCCAACACCTGGTAGGCGCCGGCCTCTTTGCGAAGCGCGACCTGCCGGAAGATCTCGACGATCGGGTCGGCGTCGTCGTACCTGCCGAGCGCACCGTAGTCCAGGACGGCGCCGGATCTGATGAAGCAAGCCCGAAACGTCTCCGGGTCCTTGGCATCGCAGGCGCGTAGGTATCGGTGCTTCAGCGATGTGATCTCGCGGATGCTCCGCAGTTCGGCCAGCTGCTCGTCGACGGTCGGGGAACTCATGGGGGTGATCCTCTCGGGCCGGGTGGTGTGATCGGGCTGCCCTGCTCGCCTGGGCAGTTCGAGGCGTTACTCGATGACAGCGGAACTGAACTGAGGGGGGTCGCCGAGGTACGACCGGTGAGATGGAGGGCTGTTCCCGTCGACATCGGTCACTCCGAGTTCGTCGGCCAGCTCAGCGCCGATCAGAACCTGCCCGCTTCGTCGTATCAAGTCCGGCTCCTGGGTGAGAGCCGCGATCACTCGTCCGGTGAATTCGGGTGACTCCGCGCTTGCGAGGATGTCGCGGTACGCCTCCGGGTCCTCGGCCACACCGGCCAGAGTCCGTTCGGTTTTCAGGAGTCCCATCCAGATCGACACCACCGTCACCCCGTAGGGACCGAAGTCGTGGGCCATGTCGTGCGCCATCTTGTCCACCGCGGCTTTTCCGGCGCCATAGGCAGGTCCGTGCATGTAACAGGTACCGCCGAAGCTCGACGTGTTCACGACGAGTCCGGCGGTGCTCTCGAGCAGGAGGGAAGCGGCGTAGTACGTGGCGACGTAGCTCGACCGCATTCCGACATCCCAGAGGTCCAGCAGCGCGAGCGGCTTCTGGAAGAACGGACCTTTCGTCGCCAGTGCGTCCGGGATGGAGAGCGCGTTGTTGACCAGAACGTCGAGATGGCCCTGTTCCTCGCGCACTCTGGTGAACAGGTGTTCCACGTCGGTGTCCACAGAGTGGTCGACGATCACCGGAATGCCCCGTCCGCCACGGGCGGTTACTTCCTCTGCCGTGCTCGAGACGGTACCGGGCAAGGCTGATTGACCTTCGGTGGCGGTGCGTCCGGTGACGTACACCGTGTACCCGGCGTCACCGAGGGCCAGGGCGATCCCCTTACCCGCGCCTCGACTGGCGCCCGTCACGACCGCTACTCGGTCATCAGGGGTCTTCGGTGAGGGCGCTTGCGGAGAGGCGGACATAACGGCCGACGCTAGGCCGATGGCAACCCGACGGACACCTCCGCCTCCCGCTGAGTGGACGGCGCACGGCGCGCCGTCGGCGTCCCGTCTGTCGGGACGACCGGGACGCCGAGTCCAAACTCGTTGCTAGCTTGGCGAAGTACCGCGGTGACCCGTCCCTGCCGCCCGGCCGGTGACCGGTGTTGCCGACCCAGGCGCCCGGTACGGCACCCGATCACTCGACCCACCGGCAGGGGCCAGACAATGAACGAGCGACCCGCCACCATCGCTGATGCGCGCAGACACCACGCGAGTGAGCTCGCCCGCGGGTTCTCGTGGCCGGAGTGCCCACGATGGCACGACGACCGGTTCTGGTTCACCGACATGTACACCTCGACGCTGAAAACCGTTGGCGACGACGGAATCGTGGAGATCGTGGTGGATGCCACCGGACGACGCCGGGATTCGTCGGTCCCGATCGTCCTGGGTGGTTTCGGTTGGCTACCAACCGGTCAGCTGGTCGTCACCTCGATGCACGAGAAGCTGATCCTGATCCAGGCCGACCCGGATGCGGACGTGCTGTCGGTGTATGCGGATCTGTCCGACCTGGCGGTGGGGCCGATCAATGACATGGTGGTCGCGACCGACGGAAGTCTGTACATAACGCAGCTCGGTTTCGACCTGTTCAACGGCGACGCACCTGTGTCGTCTCCGATTCTGATGGTCGATACCGACGGCACGGCATCATCGGCAGATGCGGTTGGTCCTCTCATGGGAGCCAATGGGATCGGGCTGTCCGCCGACGAACGTCACCTGTACGTGGCCGAGACCTTCGCCGATCGTCTTCTCGTGATGGAACGCGCCGCCGACGGATCGCTCTCGGACCACCGGGTTTTCGCCGAATGTCCCGGATCACCAGACGGTTTGGGGCTCGACGCCGACGGCGGCGTGTGGGCTGCCCTGCCGGGGCTCGGACGTGTCGTGCGTTTCGTGGACGGCGGTGGGGCCACAGACGTGGTCGAGGTTCCCCTGGACGAGGGCAGGACCGTCGCCTGCCTGCTGGGAGGCCACGATCGCAGAACGCTTTACGTCACCGTCGGCGTCGAGGTGTACGACTTCGAGAAGTCCGCGCGCGAAGCGCAGGCAAGTATCTGGACGGCCAGAGTCGATGTCGGTGGCGGGCACACCCGTCCCTGATCACGCCGTCCTGACGGCGCCCTGCAATGAACACGACAGAGACATGAGGAGACCCCATGCAAGAACTGCGTTACGACGATCGTTGTGTCATCATCACCGGCGCGGGTAGGGGAATCGGTCGTGAGTACGCGCTCTTGCTCGCCGCACGTGGGGCCTCGGTCGTGGTCGGCGACCTCGGCGCTCGCACAGACGGGTCCGGCCTCGACGGAGACGATCCGGCGGCGACCGTGGCCGCCGAGATCACCGCCGCCGGCGGCCGAGCGGTCGCCTGCCGTGCGGATGTATCCCACGAGCAGGGTGCGAAGGCACTGGTCGAAGCCGCCATGGACTCGTTCGGGCGGATCGATGGAGTGATCAACAACGCCGGGATCGTCCGGACTGCGGACTTCCGGGATGTCCCCGACGAAGAACACCAGCGACATCTGGACGTGCACTACTTCGGTTCGTTGCGCCTGTGCCGCGCAGCCTGGCCCCATCTGATCGCCTCGGGGACGGGCCGCGTCGTGAACACCGTCTCCGGCGCGATGCTGGGTAATCCCATGATGACCCACTACGGCAGTTCGAAGGCTGCCGTGTTCGGTTTGACGCGGAGCCTGGCCGTCGAGGGAAAGTCCGCGGGCATCGCGGTCAACGCCATTGCGCCGGGAGCCGGGACGCGGATGGCCGAGGCGGCTACCGACAGCCTGTCGCCGGAGGTCGTCGCGCACATCCGGAACAACCTGCGAGCGGAGTTCGTCGCGCCGATGGGAGCGTATCTGGTCCACCCATCAGCAACGGTCACCGGTGAGGTCTTCACTGTGGCCGGAGGAGCGGTGCGTCGCCTCGCGTTGCTGGACACGGTGGGCATCAACGATCCGAATCTGAATGTGGAGACGATCGCGACACAATTCGACGACGTCATGGCGATCACGTCCGATGCCGTTCCGCATGTCCTCCATCTGGACGCCTGAAGGTGCTGTGCACCTGAGCAACTCATGATCGCACGCCGAGGGTAGAGGGGGAGCATCGAAACCCGTCCCGGCTCGTCGAGTTGCCGCGCTGGTCGTGGCAATCGGTCGAACCGGGGACGGGGCCGCATCTATCCGGTTGCGGACGGAACGTCCGCCGGGTGAGGACTCCGCAGGACACACCGGGTGCTCGTGAAGATCGACACCATGCACTTGTTGTTGTGGTTGCACAAGGATGTCGTCTCGGGGTCGGCCGCGATCCGGTTGATCAGGTCCGGTTCCCGCAGAAGTGCACGACCCATCGCCACGAAGTCGAATCCGGACTTCATCGCATCGTCCATGGTCGCGCGATTGGTGACCCCGCCCAGCAGGATCATCGGCATCGAGACCGCTGATCGGATCTGCTTCGCATCCTGCATCAGATAGCCGTCGACGTAGGGGTATTCATGAAGAACATGCTTGCCGACGAGCTTGATGCCGGCCCGAATCGGTTGCGGCATGGCCGCCGCGAAATCGTGGATCGGCGCATCGCCCTTGAAGAGGTACATCGGGTTGAGCAGCGAGCTCCCGGCGGTCATCTCGAGCGCATCCGCTGAGCCGGCGGACTCGATCCACTGGGCCACCTGCATCGCCTCGTCGATCCAGAAGCCGCCGGGCACACCATCATCCATGTTCAGCTTCACCACGATTCCGAGCCGATCCTGCGCTGCCTCCCGGACTGCGTCGAGGATGCGTAGGCCGAGTCGGGCTCGGT
Protein-coding sequences here:
- a CDS encoding nuclear transport factor 2 family protein, whose protein sequence is MSSPTVDEQLAELRSIREITSLKHRYLRACDAKDPETFRACFIRSGAVLDYGALGRYDDADPIVEIFRQVALRKEAGAYQVLDMHHAFHPEISLVDDTHAHGRWTLAFRQLNLAERTETVASMEYDDDYVIEDGQWKISRCLSIPLWSMTRPLEESVEVTQGWGLDG
- a CDS encoding SDR family NAD(P)-dependent oxidoreductase, with protein sequence MSASPQAPSPKTPDDRVAVVTGASRGAGKGIALALGDAGYTVYVTGRTATEGQSALPGTVSSTAEEVTARGGRGIPVIVDHSVDTDVEHLFTRVREEQGHLDVLVNNALSIPDALATKGPFFQKPLALLDLWDVGMRSSYVATYYAASLLLESTAGLVVNTSSFGGTCYMHGPAYGAGKAAVDKMAHDMAHDFGPYGVTVVSIWMGLLKTERTLAGVAEDPEAYRDILASAESPEFTGRVIAALTQEPDLIRRSGQVLIGAELADELGVTDVDGNSPPSHRSYLGDPPQFSSAVIE
- a CDS encoding SMP-30/gluconolactonase/LRE family protein — its product is MNERPATIADARRHHASELARGFSWPECPRWHDDRFWFTDMYTSTLKTVGDDGIVEIVVDATGRRRDSSVPIVLGGFGWLPTGQLVVTSMHEKLILIQADPDADVLSVYADLSDLAVGPINDMVVATDGSLYITQLGFDLFNGDAPVSSPILMVDTDGTASSADAVGPLMGANGIGLSADERHLYVAETFADRLLVMERAADGSLSDHRVFAECPGSPDGLGLDADGGVWAALPGLGRVVRFVDGGGATDVVEVPLDEGRTVACLLGGHDRRTLYVTVGVEVYDFEKSAREAQASIWTARVDVGGGHTRP
- a CDS encoding SDR family NAD(P)-dependent oxidoreductase, with protein sequence MQELRYDDRCVIITGAGRGIGREYALLLAARGASVVVGDLGARTDGSGLDGDDPAATVAAEITAAGGRAVACRADVSHEQGAKALVEAAMDSFGRIDGVINNAGIVRTADFRDVPDEEHQRHLDVHYFGSLRLCRAAWPHLIASGTGRVVNTVSGAMLGNPMMTHYGSSKAAVFGLTRSLAVEGKSAGIAVNAIAPGAGTRMAEAATDSLSPEVVAHIRNNLRAEFVAPMGAYLVHPSATVTGEVFTVAGGAVRRLALLDTVGINDPNLNVETIATQFDDVMAITSDAVPHVLHLDA
- a CDS encoding NADH:flavin oxidoreductase, which produces MSAHPDVLSPARLGPVQLRNRTLKAATYENMARNGLVTDPLIDFHVEHARGGVGMTTVAYCAVSPDGRIDQHQILWRPEARPGLQRLTDAVHAVGAAISAQIGHSGPVNNGKETQTKPLAPSRYFNMQFLRTVGAASTEDLERVIRAHGEAATMAIETGFDAVEVHLGHNYLASSFLSPNLNRRTDEYGGSLANRARLGLRILDAVREAAQDRLGIVVKLNMDDGVPGGFWIDEAMQVAQWIESAGSADALEMTAGSSLLNPMYLFKGDAPIHDFAAAMPQPIRAGIKLVGKHVLHEYPYVDGYLMQDAKQIRSAVSMPMILLGGVTNRATMDDAMKSGFDFVAMGRALLREPDLINRIAADPETTSLCNHNNKCMVSIFTSTRCVLRSPHPADVPSATG